One part of the Pieris napi chromosome 4, ilPieNapi1.2, whole genome shotgun sequence genome encodes these proteins:
- the LOC125049243 gene encoding protein singed wings 2: MRFFVLRILFTTLMIGIAAPNTHSKQNHTALVNRGCTLTGTNKALCSKSGHQLVCTRGFTNDWLTGVWHEIRSLKVVDWPGTCFNVNRLEYHYPNLRELGFFNCTLITKLKGRFTAVSRIEKFSVHGLSSLWEVPAEMVSQMSQLKVIDFRSNVLRHLKAPLLKGPKKLDKVYLSDNKWDCSDGGLDWLAMEHENGTIKRMIVDYYLLVCHQQLYRGKPLHKVMDIIKMVRETCPQPCLCAMTHVVTDRVGGIIPLITVGCANKKLTVPPTTLPLGATTLRLEGNKLNTIRPLVQEPQYRKLMDLYLDNNSIPAVKELEGSEWFTTFRVLSLRGNFLKQIPVYAFDKAFQANNNIMGVFLGQNPWRCDCHFIPRFQALLLKYKRIIRDLSDIRCSKSEDKTISQVQISTMPLGNVCGRTETKLMPISSINIVNLVLSFLIFIIIVRFIYDWHHFRTTGKLPWLSSILP; this comes from the exons TTTTAAGGATTCTCTTCACAACGTTAATGATTGGCATCGCTGCTCCGAATACACATTCGAAGCAAAACCACACAGCATTAGTCAACAGAGGTTGTACACTGACAGGGACTAATAAAGCTCTGTGTTCTAAATCTGGTCACCAGTTGGTGTGCACTAGAGGGTTCACCAATGATTGGTTGACTGGAGTATG GCACGAAATAAGAAGTTTAAAGGTAGTGGATTGGCCGGGTACTTGTTTTAACGTGAATCGCTTGGAGTATCATTACCCTAACTTGAGAGAATTAGGCTTTTTCAACTGCACGCTCATAACCAAGCTTAAAGGACGCTTCACCGCAGTAAGCAGAATTGAG AAGTTCTCAGTGCACGGCTTGTCATCGCTATGGGAAGTTCCAGCAGAAATGGTTTCACAAATGTCACAACTTAAAGTTATCGACTTCCGAAGCAATGTGCTTAGACACTTAAAAGCACCGCTATTAAAAGGGCCAAAAAAATTAGACAAGGTCTACTTGAGTG ATAACAAGTGGGATTGCAGTGATGGTGGTCTCGATTGGCTTGCCATGGAACACGAGAATGGTACCATAAAACGAATGATTGTTGATTATTATCTACTGGTGTGTCATCAACAGCTTTACAGAGGAAAGCCTTTACACAAAGTCATGGATATCATAAAA atGGTACGTGAAACTTGTCCACAGCCCTGCTTATGCGCAATGACTCATGTAGTGACTGACCGAGTTGGTGGTATCATTCCGTTAATCACAGTAGGCTGTGCGAATAAGAAACTGACAGTTCCACCTACAACTTTACCACTTGGTGCAACAACTTTAAGATTGGAGGGAAATAAG TTAAATACAATTAGACCATTGGTTCAGGAGCCTCAATATAGAAAACTTATGGATTTATATTTGGACAATAACAGTATACCTGCTGTTAAAGAGTTGGAGGGTTCTGAATGGTTCACCACTTTCAGGGTACTGAGTCTGCGAGGGAACTTTTTGAAACAG ATACCAGTTTATGCCTTTGACAAAGCATTTCAagcgaataataatataatgggCGTATTTCTTGGACAGAATCCGTGGAGATGCGATTGTCACTTTATTCCCCGTTTTCAAGCTTTGCTACTCAAATATAAAAGGATTATTCGAGATTTATCTGATATAAGATGCTCGAAATCTGAAGATAAGACGATTTCTCAAGTACAA atcaGCACAATGCCACTGGGAAACGTTTGCGGACGAACCGAGACGAAGTTAATGCCAATAAGTTCGATTAATATTGTGAATTTAGTACTTAGTTTtctcatatttattattattgtgagATTTATATACGACTGGCACCATTTTAGAACCACAGGGAAGTTACCATGGCTATCGTCAATACTTCCTTGA